A stretch of Paenibacillus peoriae DNA encodes these proteins:
- a CDS encoding amino acid ABC transporter permease, which produces MLNSGINVLFEGSNFERLLGGLLVTLEIALLSIIIGTLLGILMGLLRTLQSRPIRFVLRLYLETFRIIPILVWLYVVYFGFTPLLNVNISGELTAIIVFSLWGAAEIGDLVRGALESLPKHQVESGQALGLTYGQLYRHVLIPQAVRRMLPGSINLATRMIKTTSLVVLIGVVEVVKVGQQIIELGVIKAPSASFWVYGFIFILYFLVCYPLSRLSKRFERRWQN; this is translated from the coding sequence ATGCTGAATTCGGGGATTAATGTGCTCTTTGAAGGTTCCAATTTCGAGCGTCTATTAGGGGGATTACTCGTTACGCTGGAGATTGCGTTACTTTCCATTATTATCGGTACTCTATTAGGCATTCTGATGGGATTGCTGCGCACCTTACAATCAAGACCGATTCGGTTTGTGCTGAGATTATATTTGGAGACATTCCGCATTATTCCGATTTTGGTGTGGTTGTATGTTGTATATTTTGGATTTACGCCTTTGTTAAATGTGAATATCAGCGGAGAATTGACAGCAATTATCGTATTCAGCCTGTGGGGAGCAGCCGAGATTGGTGACCTTGTTCGGGGTGCATTGGAATCACTGCCCAAGCATCAGGTGGAATCCGGGCAGGCACTGGGACTGACATATGGGCAGTTATACCGCCATGTACTCATTCCCCAGGCGGTGCGCCGAATGCTTCCCGGTTCTATTAATTTGGCGACACGGATGATCAAAACCACTTCATTAGTAGTGCTGATCGGTGTAGTAGAAGTGGTCAAGGTCGGACAGCAGATTATTGAGCTTGGTGTAATCAAAGCGCCCTCGGCATCCTTTTGGGTGTATGGCTTTATTTTCATATTATATTTTCTCGTATGCTATCCGTTATCCAGACTTTCCAAAAGATTTGAACGCAGATGGCAAAATTAG
- a CDS encoding PIN domain-containing protein, giving the protein MGYLFDTNAAIALHRLDSSLDRVIRQAEKDKENIFFSVITQSEFIAGLPTNTDLDSIPFLGGEFIAVNSEIAVKAGRIRREQKDKFARKLKTPDALILATAIINQLVLVTADQDLQFAESEYEVKVINFSRLES; this is encoded by the coding sequence ATGGGGTATCTATTTGATACGAATGCAGCTATTGCCCTTCATAGACTTGACTCATCTTTGGATAGAGTAATACGACAAGCTGAGAAAGATAAAGAGAATATCTTCTTTTCTGTTATAACTCAGTCCGAGTTTATAGCCGGGTTGCCTACTAATACTGACTTAGATTCGATACCTTTTCTTGGCGGGGAATTTATTGCAGTTAATTCAGAGATCGCAGTTAAAGCGGGGCGTATCAGAAGAGAACAAAAAGATAAGTTTGCAAGAAAGCTCAAGACCCCAGATGCGTTGATTCTTGCGACAGCTATTATAAACCAATTGGTACTGGTTACGGCGGATCAAGATTTACAGTTCGCGGAGTCTGAGTATGAAGTTAAGGTGATCAACTTTAGCAGGTTAGAATCTTAG
- a CDS encoding SulP family inorganic anion transporter gives MNLRQQWFGNIRADILAGMTVALALIPEAIAFSIIAGVNPMVGLYASISMAIVISFAGGRPAMISAATGAVAVLVVGLVKDHGVEYLFAATILAGIIQVVLGVLKIGRFISFISQPVMTGFVNALAILVFMAQLTHFHGANWIMYAMVAGTLLIVYILPRFVKSIPAPLTAIIIMTIITYIFGLNVKTVGDIGTLTSSLPSFHLPQIEWSWHTLRILLPYSFTMALVGLLESLLTASILDEMTETKSNKNREARGQGIANFVNGFFGGMGGCAMIGQSVINVSSGGRGRLSTFTAGVFLAFLLLVLGGVVKEVPMGALVGVMFMVCIGTVDWKSLRNIAKVPKADTLIMVVTVIIVVATHDLSKGVIVGVLLSALHFGWKMAKIRISTTEDHEEKVYHVRGPMFFASTSHFVDHFEPSDDPDRVVVDFSHSHVWDHSAVTAIGKVLQKYRNSGKTITLQGLNEESRLIVEKLGGPVVTEPLV, from the coding sequence ATGAATCTTAGACAACAATGGTTCGGTAATATCCGGGCCGATATACTTGCGGGCATGACCGTGGCGCTAGCACTAATTCCCGAGGCGATTGCCTTCTCGATCATTGCGGGGGTCAATCCCATGGTCGGACTGTACGCCTCCATCTCGATGGCCATTGTCATCTCTTTTGCAGGTGGACGTCCGGCGATGATCTCGGCAGCAACCGGGGCCGTAGCTGTACTGGTCGTTGGTCTGGTGAAGGATCATGGCGTGGAATATCTGTTTGCAGCTACCATTTTGGCAGGAATCATTCAAGTGGTGCTGGGTGTTCTGAAAATAGGTCGCTTTATAAGCTTTATTTCACAGCCAGTCATGACCGGGTTTGTGAATGCGTTGGCGATCCTCGTCTTTATGGCTCAGCTTACTCATTTTCATGGAGCCAATTGGATCATGTACGCGATGGTAGCAGGTACGCTGCTCATTGTGTATATATTACCGAGATTTGTGAAAAGCATCCCCGCTCCATTGACGGCAATCATCATCATGACGATCATTACGTATATATTTGGATTGAATGTGAAAACGGTAGGAGATATCGGGACGCTGACCAGTTCGCTGCCTTCATTCCACTTGCCGCAAATTGAGTGGTCGTGGCATACTTTGCGGATCTTGCTGCCGTATTCCTTTACGATGGCACTGGTTGGACTGCTGGAATCGCTGCTGACAGCCAGCATTTTGGATGAAATGACCGAAACGAAAAGCAATAAAAACCGGGAAGCCCGTGGGCAAGGGATTGCCAACTTTGTAAATGGCTTTTTTGGGGGTATGGGTGGTTGTGCCATGATCGGACAATCCGTCATTAATGTCAGCTCAGGTGGAAGAGGGCGTTTGTCCACTTTTACGGCAGGGGTATTCTTGGCCTTTCTGCTGCTCGTACTTGGTGGAGTTGTGAAGGAAGTACCCATGGGCGCATTAGTGGGAGTTATGTTCATGGTGTGTATTGGAACTGTGGATTGGAAATCGCTGCGAAACATTGCCAAGGTTCCCAAAGCAGATACGTTGATTATGGTGGTCACGGTGATCATCGTGGTGGCTACGCATGATTTGTCCAAGGGCGTAATCGTGGGCGTACTGCTAAGTGCACTGCATTTTGGCTGGAAAATGGCTAAAATCCGTATCAGTACGACTGAGGATCATGAAGAAAAGGTGTACCATGTCAGGGGGCCGATGTTTTTCGCCTCAACGTCTCATTTTGTTGATCATTTTGAACCTTCGGATGACCCGGACCGCGTTGTAGTGGACTTTAGCCATTCGCATGTTTGGGATCACTCGGCGGTTACTGCTATTGGCAAGGTGCTTCAAAAATACAGAAACTCAGGTAAAACTATTACCCTACAAGGGTTAAATGAGGAAAGCCGTTTAATTGTAGAGAAGCTCGGCGGTCCTGTAGTTACAGAGCCACTCGTGTGA
- a CDS encoding amino acid ABC transporter permease has protein sequence MNLDWDFIVESLPLYGEAMWLTLKIAFFAILFSLVVGLLCSIVLYYKVKGISGIIVAYIELSRNTPLLVQLYFLYYGFTKIGLHMSEMTCAIVGMTFLGGGYMAEAFRGGIEAVSKTQTESGLSLGLSKIQLARYVILPQAFTISVPSLGANAIFLLKETSIVGAIALLDLMNVAKDLIGMYYKTTESLILLVLAYLVLLLPLSILLTWVERKVRYAEFGD, from the coding sequence ATGAACTTAGACTGGGACTTTATTGTAGAGAGCTTGCCGCTATATGGAGAAGCCATGTGGCTGACTTTGAAGATCGCCTTTTTTGCTATTCTGTTTTCACTAGTCGTCGGTTTGCTATGCAGTATAGTACTGTATTACAAGGTGAAGGGAATTAGCGGCATCATTGTTGCCTATATTGAGCTTTCCCGAAATACGCCGCTGCTTGTTCAGTTATATTTTCTGTATTACGGGTTTACGAAAATAGGTCTGCATATGAGCGAAATGACGTGTGCCATTGTGGGCATGACCTTTTTGGGCGGGGGTTATATGGCTGAGGCGTTCCGTGGTGGAATCGAAGCCGTAAGTAAAACGCAAACGGAATCCGGGCTGAGTCTCGGACTGTCCAAGATACAACTGGCGAGATATGTTATTTTGCCACAGGCTTTTACCATCAGTGTTCCGTCTCTGGGAGCGAATGCGATTTTTCTACTCAAGGAGACCTCCATTGTTGGCGCCATTGCTTTATTAGATTTGATGAATGTGGCAAAAGACCTAATCGGTATGTACTACAAAACGACAGAATCGCTAATTCTGCTGGTATTGGCATATCTCGTCCTGCTTTTACCTTTGTCGATACTGCTGACTTGGGTGGAAAGGAAGGTGCGATATGCTGAATTCGGGGATTAA